The Candidatus Effluviviaceae Genus I sp. genome has a segment encoding these proteins:
- a CDS encoding porin family protein encodes MRTTFVSWTVGLAAAVLLSGPALAAPTGLGVGVHGGYGQSADAESGSPLAGAHVLLNVAPWLGVVGSVEFKFKEDHVESGIDYDVTSYPINLLGRIYLPMGSLNPYVTGGMQYKVIRYGGNLFEDFELDDGENSFGWVAGVGASLSPAGSIELFGEVLYESNDPERDLGSAVEDAKDFRYDQWSARAGITLILN; translated from the coding sequence ATGAGAACAACGTTCGTATCGTGGACCGTGGGCCTCGCGGCCGCCGTGCTTCTCTCCGGTCCCGCGCTGGCCGCCCCGACGGGGCTGGGGGTCGGCGTGCACGGCGGCTACGGCCAGTCGGCGGACGCGGAGAGCGGCAGCCCCCTGGCGGGGGCGCACGTGCTGCTGAACGTCGCACCGTGGCTCGGTGTCGTCGGATCGGTCGAGTTCAAGTTCAAGGAAGACCACGTGGAGAGCGGGATCGACTACGACGTGACGAGCTATCCGATCAACCTCCTCGGCCGCATCTACCTCCCGATGGGCAGTCTGAACCCCTACGTCACCGGCGGCATGCAGTACAAGGTCATCCGCTACGGCGGCAACCTGTTCGAGGACTTCGAGCTGGACGACGGCGAGAACTCGTTCGGCTGGGTCGCCGGCGTCGGCGCCTCACTCAGCCCGGCCGGCAGCATCGAGCTCTTCGGAGAGGTCCTGTACGAGTCGAACGACCCCGAGCGCGATCTCGGGAGCGCCGTCGAGGACGCCAAGGACTTCCGGTACGACCAATGGAGCGCGCGCGCAGGGATCACGCTGATCCTGAACTGA